In Melospiza melodia melodia isolate bMelMel2 chromosome 11, bMelMel2.pri, whole genome shotgun sequence, the following proteins share a genomic window:
- the LRRC8D gene encoding volume-regulated anion channel subunit LRRC8D, which yields MFTLAEVASLSDIQPTYRILKPWWDVFMDYLAVVMLMVAIFAGTMQLTKDQVVCLPVLQSTVNSRVQPDTAGKADFTTVETTTGQEEASMRTVSFAPTVTPDILLSRATPSQYQPTESDQELKKEQKDSSGRKTNLDFQQYVFINQMCYHLALPWYSKYFPYLVLIHTIILIVSSNFWFKYPKTCSKIEHFVSILGKCFESPWTTKALSETACEDSEENKQRLTGAQSLPKYVSTSSDEGSPSASTPMITKSGFKFSADKPMIEIPSVTILDKKDGEQAKALFEKVRKFRAHVEDSDLIYKLYVGQTVIKTVKFIFILCYTANFVNTISFEHICNPKVEHLIGYTQFECTHNMAYMLKKLLISYISLICVYGFICLYTLFWLFRIPLKEYSFEKVREESSFSDIPDVKNDFAFLLHMVDQYDQLYSKRFGVFLSEVSENKLRGISLNHEWTYEKLRQHVSRNAQDKQELHLFMLSGVPDAVFDLTDLDVLKLELIPEAKITAKISQMTNLQELHLYHCPAKVEQTAFSFLRDHLRCLHVKFTDVAEIPAWVYLLKTLRELYLIGNLNSENNKMIGLESLRELRHLKILHVKSNLTKIPPNITDVAPHLTKLVIHNDGTKLVVLNSLKKMTNVAELELQNCELERIPHAIFSLSNLQELDLKSNSIRTIEEIISFQHLKRLTCLKLWHNKIVSIPSSITHIKNLESLYLSNNKLETLPAAVFSLQKLRCLDVSYNSIAVIPVEIGLLQNLQHFHITGNKVDILPKQLFKCVKLRTLSLGQNCITSIPDKVSQLLQLTYLELKGNCLDRLPATLGQCQLLRKSGLVVEDHLFDTLPSEVKEVLNQDTGIPFANGI from the coding sequence ATGTTTACCCTTGCAGAAGTTGCATCGCTCAGTGACATCCAGCCAACTTACCGTATCTTGAAACCATGGTGGGATGTATTTATGGATTATCTCGCTGTTGTTATGTTAATGGTCGCCATTTTTGCTGGAACCATGCAGCTGACAAAAGACCAGGTGGTCTGCTTGCCAGTTTTGCAGTCTACTGTAAATTCAAGAGTGCAGCCTGATACAGCAGGGAAGGCTGACTTCACCACTGTTGAAACAACCACTGGTCAAGAAGAAGCATCAATGAGAACTGTTTCCTTTGCCCCCACTGTAACACCTGACATTCTTCTGAGCAGAGCTACCCCTTCTCAGTATCAACCCACTGAATCAGACCAGGAGCTGAAGAAGGAGCAGAAAGATTCCTCAGGCCGTAAAACAAATTTGGATTTTCAGCAGTATGTATTTATTAACCAGATGTGCTATCATTTGGCTCTTCCTTGGTACTCAAAGTATTTTCCCTATCTTGTTCTCATCCATACTATCATTTTAATAGTCAGTAGTAATTTTTGGTTCAAGTATCCCAAGACTTGCTCAAAAATTGAGCATTTTGTGTCTATACTGGGGAAGTGCTTTGAGTCTCCTTGGACTACAAAAGCATTGTCTGAAACGGCATGTGAGGACTCTGAGGAGAACAAACAGAGGTTAACTGGTGCCCAGTCCCTGCCCAAGTATGTTTCCACTAGCAGTGATGAAGGAAGCCCAAGTGCCAGCACTCCCATGATAACCAAATCTGGCTTCAAATTTTCAGCCGATAAGCCGATGATCGAGATTCCCAGTGTCACGATTTTAGATAAGAAAGATGGAGAACAGGCCAAGGCGCTGTTTGAGAAAGTCCGGAAGTTCCGGGCTCACGTGGAAGACAGCGATCTGATTTACAAGCTCTACGTTGGCCAGACTGTCATCAAGACTGTCAAGTTCATATTTATTCTCTGCTATACTGCAAACTTCGTCAACACCATCAGTTTTGAACACATCTGCAACCCAAAAGTGGAGCACCTGATTGGCTACACACAGTTTGAATGTACACACAATATGGCTTATATGTTGAAGAAGCTGCTTATCAGCTACATTTCCCTCATCTGTGTCTATGGTTTTATCTGCCTCTACACGCTTTTCTGGCTGTTCCGGATACCTTTGAAAGAATACTCCTTTGAAAAGGTCAGGGAAGAGAGCAGCTTCAGCGATATCCCAGATGTCAAAAATGATTTTGCATTTCTCTTGCACATGGTGGATCAGTATGACCAGCTGTATTCGAAGCGATTTGGTGTCTTTTTGTCAGAGGTAAGCGAGAACAAACTGCGCGGGATTAGTTTGAACCATGAATGGACTTATGAAAAGCTTCGGCAGCACGTCTCCCGCAACGCCCAGGACAAGCAGGAGCTGCATCTCTTCATGCTGTCAGGGGTCCCTGATGCAGTGTTTGATCTGACAGATCTGGATGTGTTGAAACTGGAGCTGATTCCTGAAGCGAAAATTACAGCCAAAATTTCCCAGATGACAAATCTTCAGGAGCTTCATCTGTACCACTGCCCTGCGAAGGTCGAGCAGACTGCCTTCAGCTTCCTCCGGGACCACTTGAGATGCCTTCATGTGAAATTCACAGATGTCGCAGAAATTCCTGCGTGGGTGTATTTGCTCAAAACCCTCCGTGAATTGTATTTGATAGGCAACTTGAACTCTGAAAATAATAAAATGATAGGGCTTGAATCTCTTAGAGAGTTGAGACACCTTAAAATTCTCCACGTGAAGAGCAATTTGAccaaaattccccccaatatCACAGATGTAGCACCACATCTGACAAAACTAGTCATTCATAACGATGGCACTAAGCTTGTGGTACTCAATAGCCTTAAGAAAATGACAAATGTTGCAGAGTTGGAACTGCAGAACTGTGAACTGGAGAGAATTCCCCATGCCATCTTCAGTCTCTCTAACTTACAAGAACTGGATTTAAAGTCAAATAGCATACGCACAATTGAAGAAATTATCAGTTTCCAGCATTTAAAAAGATTGACTTGTTTAAAGCTGTGGCACAATAAAATAGTCAGCATTCCTTCATCCATTACTCACATAAAGAATTTGGAGTCTCTTTATCTCTCCAATAACAAACTTGAAACCTTACCTGCCGCAGTGTTCAGTTTACAGAAACTTCGGTGTTTGGATGTAAGCTACAACTCCATTGCGGTGATTCCAGTGGAAATAGGTTTGCTTCAAAATCTTCAGCATTTTCACATCACAGGAAACAAAGTCGACATTTTGCCAAAACAGTTGTTTAAATGTGTTAAATTGAGGACTTTGAGTCTGGGACAAAACTGTATTACCTCAATCCCAGATAAAGTAAGTCAGCTGTTGCAGCTGACTTACCTGGAACTGAAGGGAAACTGCTTGGACCGTCTGCCAGCTACACtggggcagtgtcagcttctcaggaaaagTGGGCTCGTAGTGGAAGATCACCTCTTTGACACTTTACCCTCAGAAGTTAAAGAGGTGTTGAATCAAGACACGGGCATTCCCTTTGCTAATGGGATTTAG